The nucleotide sequence GCCTTCGACGTCCGCTTCGAGCCGGTCGCGTTCACGCGCGTGCGGCCGGGCGAAACCCTGCTCGAATCCCCGGAAGAGGCATCGCGATGCGCGTCGTGATCAGCGAGTTCATGGACGGGCCGGCGGTGGCGGAGCTCGCCGCCCGTTTCGACACGCAGTACGACGCGGCGCTGGTCGACGATACCGCCCGCCTGCACGCGGCGCTCGCCGAAGCCGACGCGCTCATCGTGCGGAACCGCACCCGCGTGGACGCCACGCTGGTCGCGGCCGCACCGCGCCTGCGCGTCGTCGGGCGGCTCGGCGTCGGGCTCGACAACATCGATCTCGCCGCCTGCCGCGCGCGCGGGATCGAGGTCATTCCGGCGACCGGGGCGAACGCGCAGGCCGTCGCCGAGTACGTCGTCTGCACGGTCATGATGCTCCTGCGCGGCGCGTACGGCTCGAGCGCCGAGGTCGCGGAAGGCCGGTGGCCCCGGACCGCCCTCAGCGCCGGCCGGGAGCTCGCCGGCAAGACGCTCGGCCTGGTCGGTTTCGGCGGCATCGGTCAGCTGACCGCGCGCCTGGCGCGGGCGCTGGGCGCCCGTGCCGTGGCGCACGACCCCGCGATCGATACGCAGCTCCCGCTGCTCCGGGAGCTCGACGTCCGACTCGTCGGGCTCGACGAGCTCCTCGCGGTGGCGGACGCGGTGTCGCTGCACGTGCCGCTGACCGACGCGACGCGCGGGCTGCTGGATCGGCCTCGCCTAGCCCGGCTGAAACGCGGCGCGGTGATCGTCAATACCGCGCGCGGCGGCGTCGTGGACGAGACGGCGCTCGCGGAGCTGCTGCGGAGCGGCCATCTCGGCGGCGCGGCGCTCGACGTCTACGCGGAAGAACCGCTGCGCGCGGGCAGCCCGCTCGCCGGCGCCCCGAACCTGATCCTCACCCCGCACATCGCCGGGCTCACCCAGGAATCCAACCGGCGGGTGAGCTCCCTCGTGGCGCAGCGGGTCATCGAATTCCTCTCAGGGTGACGCATGCCGACGCTCGCACTCGCTGACCTGTCCGACCTCGTCGCCCGCGCGCTCGAGCGGGCGGGCGCCTCCCGACGGCAGGCGGAACCGGCGGCCGCCGCGCTCGCGATCGCCGAGGCCCAGGGTCTCGCCTCGCACGGTCTCGCCCGGGTGCCCCTCTACTGCGCGCACCTGCGCGCCGGCCGGACGGACGGCCGCGCCGAACCGCGCATCGCGTCCGCGAAGCCGGCGGCCGTCCTCATCGACGCGGCCTGCGGCATGGCGTTCGCCGCGTGCGCCCTCGCCGTCCAGGAGGCGATCGCGCGGGCCAGATCGAACGGCGCCGCGTTCGCCGGCGTGACGAACAGCAATCACTTCGGGGTCGC is from Sulfurifustis variabilis and encodes:
- a CDS encoding hydroxyacid dehydrogenase; protein product: MRVVISEFMDGPAVAELAARFDTQYDAALVDDTARLHAALAEADALIVRNRTRVDATLVAAAPRLRVVGRLGVGLDNIDLAACRARGIEVIPATGANAQAVAEYVVCTVMMLLRGAYGSSAEVAEGRWPRTALSAGRELAGKTLGLVGFGGIGQLTARLARALGARAVAHDPAIDTQLPLLRELDVRLVGLDELLAVADAVSLHVPLTDATRGLLDRPRLARLKRGAVIVNTARGGVVDETALAELLRSGHLGGAALDVYAEEPLRAGSPLAGAPNLILTPHIAGLTQESNRRVSSLVAQRVIEFLSG